Proteins from one Hydrogenivirga caldilitoris genomic window:
- the rpe gene encoding ribulose-phosphate 3-epimerase gives MVKLLAPSILAGDWWNIGEQIEACIRGGADLIHFDVMDGHFVPNITVGPEILSHIRKRVSLPIDAHLMIENPDRYIPEFVKAGADWVSVHIENVPHIHRTLSFIRELGAKAGVVINPGTSLSAIEEALHYADYVLLMSVNPGFSGQRFIERSLERLVLLRDMRDRLNSDCLIEIDGGIKEENIASVVRAGADVVVVGSGIFASEDPEGQTRKLKELIFSATAV, from the coding sequence ATGGTAAAACTTCTTGCACCTTCAATACTCGCCGGAGACTGGTGGAACATAGGAGAGCAGATAGAAGCCTGCATAAGGGGAGGAGCAGATCTGATCCACTTTGACGTTATGGACGGGCACTTCGTTCCCAACATAACGGTGGGTCCAGAGATACTTTCCCACATAAGAAAGAGGGTAAGCCTCCCGATAGATGCCCACCTCATGATAGAAAACCCAGACAGGTACATACCAGAATTTGTAAAGGCTGGGGCTGATTGGGTAAGCGTTCACATAGAGAACGTCCCCCACATACATAGAACCCTCTCCTTTATAAGAGAGCTGGGGGCTAAGGCAGGGGTGGTGATAAATCCCGGAACATCCCTTTCAGCTATTGAGGAAGCCCTTCACTACGCTGACTACGTACTCCTGATGTCTGTGAACCCCGGCTTCAGCGGTCAGAGATTTATAGAGCGTTCCTTGGAAAGGCTTGTACTTCTTAGGGATATGAGAGATAGACTTAACTCCGATTGTCTTATAGAGATAGATGGGGGAATAAAGGAAGAAAACATAGCAAGCGTTGTAAGAGCTGGAGCTGACGTTGTGGTTGTGGGTTCCGGCATATTCGCTTCGGAAGACCCGGAAGGTCAAACAAGGAAATTAAAGGAGCTTATCTTCTCCGCAACGGCAGTTTGA
- a CDS encoding ATP-dependent DNA ligase, which translates to MEETTSRVQMTESLVELFKKTPPELIDKVVYLSVGRIAPEYTGLDYNFGEKLAMRALAEVLGIDEHTTEEKTIELGDLGDAGKALYEEKGFKPKDKLSVEEVYRTLSEIAKTSGYGALKKKVELFKELLSKASPIEVKYLLRTVIERLRLGIGDNTIMDALAVAFTGNQENRVHIERAYNLTSDLGYVARILVEKGLEGVKTIKIEVGRPVRPMLAERMSVPSLILKKLGGRCGAEYKYDGERIQAHRKGDQFWLYSRRLENITHQFPDLIEFLKGAIPYDFIVELECVVIEPSSGQIQPFQVLMNRRVKYVSRFHILKYPVAGFLFDILYLDGEDLTTKPYPERRKTLEKVVKTTDRVNLATRKVVSSVEELESFFHEAIEEGCEGIVCKSLAKESIYEAGKRGFLWIKYKRDYKSHLADTLDLVVVGAFYGKGQRAGYFGSLLMACYDSETDQFKTVCKVGTGFTEDDFKKLDGILKEHGIEHRHPRVNSILSADMWFEPFLVLEITGAELTLSPVHTCAWDKVKPSRGLGLRFPRFTGKYRFDKRPEDATTEQEIIEMYLQQKQYKAG; encoded by the coding sequence ATTGAGGAGACTACAAGCAGGGTTCAAATGACGGAATCTCTTGTGGAACTCTTCAAGAAAACTCCGCCTGAGCTTATAGACAAGGTTGTTTACCTCTCAGTTGGACGGATTGCTCCTGAGTACACAGGGCTTGATTACAACTTTGGTGAGAAGTTGGCAATGAGAGCCCTTGCAGAGGTATTAGGAATAGACGAACACACCACCGAGGAGAAAACCATTGAGCTTGGAGACCTTGGAGATGCGGGAAAAGCCCTTTACGAAGAGAAAGGTTTTAAACCAAAGGATAAGCTCAGTGTTGAAGAGGTCTACAGAACTCTCAGTGAGATAGCAAAAACTTCAGGCTATGGAGCTTTGAAGAAGAAAGTAGAGTTGTTTAAAGAACTACTATCAAAAGCCTCACCCATAGAGGTTAAGTATCTCCTCAGAACGGTGATTGAGAGACTGAGACTCGGAATAGGTGACAACACTATAATGGATGCCCTGGCGGTTGCCTTTACAGGGAATCAGGAAAACAGGGTTCATATAGAGAGGGCTTACAACCTTACTTCAGACCTTGGGTATGTAGCGAGGATTCTTGTAGAAAAAGGGCTTGAAGGGGTAAAAACTATAAAGATTGAGGTAGGTAGACCCGTTAGACCTATGCTCGCCGAAAGGATGTCTGTCCCCTCTCTGATACTGAAGAAGCTTGGAGGGAGATGCGGAGCCGAATATAAGTACGATGGAGAGAGGATACAGGCTCACAGGAAAGGAGACCAGTTCTGGCTGTATTCAAGGAGGCTTGAGAACATAACCCACCAGTTTCCAGACCTTATAGAGTTCCTGAAAGGAGCTATACCCTACGACTTTATAGTTGAGCTTGAATGTGTCGTTATAGAACCTTCAAGTGGGCAAATACAACCTTTTCAGGTTCTTATGAACAGGAGAGTAAAGTACGTCAGCCGTTTTCATATACTTAAATATCCTGTTGCTGGGTTTCTCTTTGATATCCTCTATCTTGACGGAGAAGACCTGACTACTAAACCCTACCCAGAACGGAGAAAAACTTTAGAGAAGGTTGTAAAAACAACAGATAGAGTTAACCTTGCAACCAGAAAGGTTGTAAGCAGCGTTGAGGAACTGGAGTCTTTCTTCCACGAGGCTATAGAGGAGGGATGTGAAGGTATAGTCTGTAAGTCTCTGGCAAAGGAGTCTATATATGAAGCAGGCAAAAGGGGCTTCCTTTGGATAAAGTACAAAAGGGACTACAAATCTCATCTCGCTGACACTCTGGACCTTGTTGTGGTCGGAGCTTTTTATGGCAAAGGGCAGAGGGCAGGATACTTCGGCTCCCTGCTGATGGCTTGTTACGATTCTGAGACAGACCAGTTTAAAACTGTCTGTAAAGTTGGGACAGGCTTTACGGAAGACGATTTTAAAAAGCTTGACGGGATTTTGAAGGAGCACGGGATAGAGCACAGACACCCAAGGGTAAACTCCATACTCTCGGCAGACATGTGGTTTGAACCCTTTTTAGTTCTTGAGATAACAGGTGCAGAGCTTACACTGAGCCCTGTTCACACCTGCGCGTGGGATAAGGTCAAGCCCAGCAGGGGACTCGGACTCAGGTTTCCAAGGTTTACAGGAAAGTACAGGTTTGATAAGAGACCTGAGGACGCCACGACCGAACAGGAGATAATAGAGATGTATCTACAACAAAAGCAATACAAGGCTGGTTAA
- a CDS encoding AEC family transporter, protein MYERVLFVALIFLIAYVLKLSKVFKEEDSKPFINYVIYFSLPSLVLSKIRDIEFTGEVLGVVVYAWLIIVASVVLSFLVGKFLRMEEKTLKTFVLVSSFGNTAFLGYPFAFALFGDEGLRFAVLYDQLGSFLLVVSLGFLVATGKFSFKEVLLFPPFLALFIALLTRGFELPPAFNLFLEVSGKSLIPVVLFAIGLRFSPSHLFDSLRYATLSILVKMVVVPLVVLALFKTLGLTALSHRVVLLESAMPPMVMAGVLAIKYGLNEKLAVSVISLGILLSFITVPFLISFL, encoded by the coding sequence ATGTACGAAAGGGTCCTTTTCGTAGCCCTGATATTTCTGATCGCCTATGTCCTTAAGTTATCAAAGGTTTTCAAAGAGGAAGACTCAAAACCTTTTATAAATTACGTGATTTACTTTTCGCTCCCTTCCCTTGTCCTTTCAAAGATAAGGGATATTGAATTTACGGGGGAGGTATTGGGCGTTGTAGTTTACGCCTGGCTCATTATAGTAGCTTCCGTGGTTCTATCCTTCCTGGTGGGGAAGTTCCTCCGCATGGAGGAGAAAACCTTAAAGACTTTCGTTCTGGTTTCCTCCTTCGGGAATACAGCCTTTTTAGGCTATCCCTTTGCCTTTGCCCTTTTTGGAGACGAGGGTTTGAGGTTTGCAGTTCTCTACGACCAGCTTGGTTCTTTCCTTTTGGTGGTTTCACTTGGCTTCTTGGTTGCAACCGGAAAGTTTTCCTTTAAAGAGGTTTTACTCTTCCCACCTTTTTTAGCCCTTTTTATTGCCTTACTGACGAGAGGTTTTGAATTGCCACCTGCCTTTAATCTTTTCCTTGAGGTTTCGGGTAAATCTTTAATTCCGGTCGTTTTATTTGCCATAGGCTTGAGGTTTTCTCCCTCACACCTCTTTGATTCTCTCAGGTATGCAACCCTATCTATACTTGTGAAGATGGTTGTGGTCCCTTTAGTAGTGTTAGCTCTATTTAAGACCCTCGGGCTTACAGCCTTGAGTCACAGGGTTGTATTACTTGAGAGTGCTATGCCCCCTATGGTAATGGCAGGTGTACTTGCCATAAAGTACGGGCTTAACGAGAAGCTTGCTGTGTCGGTGATATCCCTTGGAATACTGCTGAGTTTCATAACGGTCCCTTTCCTCATTAGCTTCCTTTAA
- a CDS encoding LPS-assembly protein LptD: MIKWLALLLTLVSVSLGVEILSEKLFTDTEGNLIAEGSVEAEYREYTIKAERVKYNPKSKEVYAYGNVHIRRKDGTLEVLGKEAYIDLEKEVGYFLDAEGKFNKFYFNAKRVDKISEDMYEIHEGEVTTCPPDEKELKVCFWKAKVTNSYVFSFSNSLKFFNLPILYSPVIVFPVGERRSGLLPPMLGSNTYNNFVYIQPFYWAISEDKDATLTLDYRDKQAKGLSLEYRQAFTVKDRLYFRLSYYKEPAPPAEWWEGRNLKTFRENRFRLEFDTGFRGWKFGLDIPSDPYFFEDVYFAHESRTLPYTLSYITYSRLEKDYLLSFNLRNYYDLTSDDNRATLNLLPEFGFYSRPKQFGPVFLSLTSTFTNFHREEGLRTKRLIFIPQAELPVKLFNLNNYMSVKFVNNFYFTEGSNEFSDERVSSFQFENRLPFFKSFSWKDMSLSNSIEFVYSLSPENFNNPQLDGFDQVTKENNLKLRYSSSLSYGGRTLSSLFLEGGYNFLRSYRFPTDSKLVEKSLLPFRLILSLYPTTWLTLSEDTTYDANLGIFASSVSSASIKVLNTSLSASYVMSQDSKAEKLTDQYTLKGEVNLGRFIFGGSITKDNITKQELFRNLYLGLKGACWVLKADYRRSFFGSEKGYLREVFLVFTLFNMKDIKLPLRRR, translated from the coding sequence GTGATTAAATGGCTGGCTCTTCTGCTAACGCTTGTTTCTGTATCTCTGGGCGTTGAGATTTTATCCGAGAAACTCTTCACCGATACAGAGGGAAACCTGATAGCGGAAGGTAGCGTTGAAGCCGAGTACAGGGAATACACGATAAAGGCTGAAAGAGTAAAGTACAACCCGAAGAGCAAGGAGGTTTATGCTTACGGCAATGTCCACATAAGGAGAAAAGACGGAACCCTTGAAGTCCTCGGAAAAGAAGCCTACATAGACCTTGAAAAGGAGGTGGGATATTTCCTGGATGCGGAGGGGAAATTTAACAAGTTCTACTTTAATGCAAAGAGGGTAGACAAGATATCCGAGGACATGTACGAGATCCATGAAGGTGAGGTGACAACCTGTCCACCTGATGAAAAGGAGCTGAAGGTTTGCTTCTGGAAGGCAAAGGTCACTAACAGCTATGTCTTCTCCTTCAGCAACTCCCTCAAGTTCTTCAATTTACCAATTCTCTACAGTCCTGTGATCGTTTTCCCCGTGGGGGAGAGAAGGTCCGGTCTTTTACCTCCTATGCTGGGCAGTAATACATACAATAACTTCGTATACATCCAGCCCTTTTACTGGGCTATATCTGAAGACAAGGACGCAACTTTGACTTTAGACTACAGGGACAAACAGGCAAAAGGCTTATCCCTTGAGTACAGACAGGCTTTCACCGTTAAGGACAGGCTGTACTTCAGGCTTTCTTATTACAAAGAACCGGCACCTCCCGCTGAATGGTGGGAGGGCAGGAACCTTAAAACCTTCAGGGAAAACAGGTTCAGGCTTGAGTTTGATACTGGGTTCAGAGGGTGGAAGTTTGGACTTGATATACCCTCAGACCCTTACTTCTTTGAGGACGTTTACTTCGCTCATGAGAGCAGAACCTTGCCGTACACACTCTCCTACATAACCTACAGCAGGCTTGAAAAAGACTATCTCCTCTCATTCAACCTTAGAAACTACTATGATCTGACCTCAGATGACAACAGGGCAACCTTAAACCTTTTGCCTGAGTTCGGTTTTTACTCAAGACCAAAACAGTTCGGTCCCGTGTTCTTGAGCTTAACCAGTACCTTCACAAATTTTCACAGAGAGGAAGGGCTCAGAACGAAAAGGCTGATATTCATCCCTCAAGCGGAGCTTCCTGTAAAACTCTTCAATCTAAATAACTATATGAGTGTTAAATTCGTTAATAATTTTTACTTCACCGAAGGAAGCAACGAGTTCTCTGACGAGAGAGTAAGCTCCTTTCAGTTTGAAAACAGGTTACCCTTTTTCAAAAGCTTTTCCTGGAAGGATATGTCCCTCTCCAATAGCATTGAGTTTGTTTACTCCCTTTCTCCAGAGAACTTCAATAACCCCCAGCTTGACGGTTTTGACCAGGTTACCAAAGAGAACAACCTCAAGCTCAGATATAGCTCAAGCCTGAGTTACGGGGGTAGAACTCTTTCAAGCCTTTTCCTGGAGGGCGGGTACAACTTCCTGAGGTCTTACAGATTCCCAACCGACAGCAAGCTTGTGGAAAAGAGCCTGCTACCCTTCAGATTGATACTCTCCCTTTACCCCACTACCTGGTTAACTCTATCCGAAGACACAACCTATGATGCAAACCTCGGCATCTTTGCGAGCAGCGTGAGTTCTGCCAGCATCAAGGTTTTAAACACAAGCCTAAGTGCAAGCTACGTTATGTCCCAGGATAGCAAAGCGGAGAAACTCACAGACCAATACACCCTGAAAGGTGAAGTGAACTTAGGGAGATTTATATTCGGCGGCTCAATAACGAAAGACAACATAACTAAGCAGGAGCTGTTCAGAAATCTGTACCTGGGATTAAAGGGGGCATGCTGGGTGTTGAAAGCCGACTACAGGAGGAGCTTCTTTGGAAGTGAAAAAGGATACTTACGGGAGGTGTTCCTGGTGTTTACCCTATTCAACATGAAGGACATCAAACTGCCGTTGCGGAGAAGATAA
- a CDS encoding transglutaminase-like domain-containing protein has product MKLSRRSFVLGSLLAVAFPKVTIGMQASGKEVTFTCSVRIKERGKARLWIPVPVNTEYQQLKGLSLGGNFERAEVIREKEYGTPILYAEFGKLEGEKSMKATFSVEYRTRRVSLIDGNFQPPKALEPYLKATPHLPTTGKVKELAERITADKRSTLERAYAIYEWVVENTYRDPKVKGCGPGNVNELIEVYEREGRIGGKCADQSSIFVALCRSVGIPAREVFGLRVEPAYVSESLSIKRGSKDLTKAQHCRAEFWAGEWIPVDPADVTKMRLGEKLKEGSKRLEFAKRYLFGNWDPHWVAFNWLRDGNLEPQQELMKPLPFFGYPYAEVNGYVLNYLEPQDFSYSITRV; this is encoded by the coding sequence ATGAAGCTTTCAAGGAGGAGTTTTGTACTCGGCAGTCTTCTTGCTGTGGCTTTTCCAAAGGTAACCATAGGCATGCAAGCTTCAGGGAAGGAGGTTACCTTTACCTGCAGTGTAAGGATAAAGGAAAGGGGAAAGGCAAGACTCTGGATTCCAGTACCTGTAAACACTGAATATCAACAACTTAAGGGACTCAGCCTGGGTGGTAACTTTGAGAGAGCCGAGGTCATAAGAGAAAAGGAGTACGGAACTCCCATACTCTATGCGGAATTTGGGAAGCTTGAAGGGGAGAAGTCTATGAAGGCTACCTTTTCGGTGGAGTATAGAACCCGTCGCGTAAGTCTGATAGATGGAAACTTTCAACCTCCAAAGGCTCTTGAGCCCTATCTAAAGGCTACCCCTCACCTTCCTACCACAGGAAAGGTAAAGGAGCTCGCCGAGAGGATAACTGCGGACAAAAGGAGCACCCTTGAGAGGGCTTACGCCATATATGAATGGGTTGTGGAAAACACGTACAGAGACCCAAAAGTGAAGGGTTGCGGACCAGGAAACGTAAACGAGCTCATTGAGGTCTATGAAAGAGAAGGAAGGATAGGCGGTAAATGTGCAGACCAGAGCTCCATATTTGTGGCTCTGTGTAGGTCTGTAGGCATACCCGCAAGGGAGGTATTCGGTTTAAGGGTTGAACCCGCTTACGTATCTGAAAGCCTGTCCATAAAGAGGGGTTCAAAGGACCTTACGAAGGCTCAGCACTGCAGAGCTGAATTCTGGGCAGGCGAGTGGATTCCCGTTGACCCTGCCGATGTAACAAAGATGAGGCTTGGGGAGAAGTTAAAGGAGGGAAGCAAAAGGCTTGAGTTTGCCAAAAGATACCTCTTCGGAAACTGGGACCCTCACTGGGTAGCCTTTAACTGGTTGAGGGACGGAAACCTTGAACCCCAACAGGAGCTAATGAAACCACTCCCCTTCTTCGGATACCCCTATGCGGAGGTCAACGGATACGTCCTTAACTACTTAGAGCCTCAAGATTTCTCATACAGCATTACAAGGGTGTAA
- a CDS encoding AAA family ATPase translates to MNINAVVEEIAKVVRGKEEEIRRAVVCLLAGGHLLIEDIPGVGKTTLALALSRSMSLSFSRIQFTSDLLPSDITGSSVFDQSKREFVFKPGPIFNNIVLADEINRATPKTQSALLEAMAERQVTVDGKTYPLPEPFFVIATQNPLEHYGTYPLPESQMDRFMVKLSLGYPDRETEKEIVMGTNPLERVNLIREVANAQEILNATQEVKKVYVSSEIAEMVVDLVSQTRSDPNIILGISTRGAIHLVQCARALAYSKERDFVVPEDVLEMAVPVLSHRIIVREGVDKEEAIKSILQRIEVPR, encoded by the coding sequence ATGAATATAAACGCTGTGGTTGAGGAGATAGCGAAGGTAGTAAGGGGGAAGGAAGAGGAGATAAGGAGAGCTGTTGTCTGTCTCCTTGCCGGAGGACATCTACTGATTGAAGACATACCTGGTGTTGGAAAAACCACCCTTGCTCTTGCCCTATCAAGGTCCATGAGCTTATCCTTTTCCAGAATTCAATTCACAAGTGACCTCCTGCCCTCGGATATAACCGGGAGCTCGGTTTTTGACCAGTCTAAAAGGGAGTTCGTATTCAAACCCGGTCCGATATTTAACAACATAGTCCTCGCTGATGAAATAAACAGAGCTACACCTAAAACCCAGAGCGCTCTGCTTGAGGCTATGGCTGAGAGGCAGGTTACTGTTGACGGTAAAACCTATCCTTTACCTGAACCCTTCTTCGTGATAGCTACCCAAAACCCATTGGAGCACTACGGTACTTACCCACTGCCTGAATCCCAAATGGACAGGTTTATGGTTAAGCTCTCTCTGGGCTATCCAGACCGTGAAACTGAGAAAGAGATAGTAATGGGTACAAACCCCCTTGAAAGGGTGAATCTAATAAGGGAGGTAGCCAACGCTCAGGAGATTCTGAATGCTACACAAGAGGTTAAAAAGGTTTATGTATCCTCGGAGATAGCAGAAATGGTCGTTGACTTGGTCTCTCAAACCCGCTCAGATCCGAACATAATTCTCGGCATATCCACGCGGGGAGCAATACACCTGGTCCAGTGCGCCCGTGCTCTGGCATACTCCAAAGAAAGGGATTTTGTGGTTCCAGAGGATGTCCTTGAAATGGCAGTTCCGGTTCTCTCCCACAGGATAATCGTAAGAGAAGGGGTAGACAAGGAGGAAGCCATAAAAAGTATACTTCAGAGGATAGAAGTTCCGAGGTAG
- a CDS encoding homoserine dehydrogenase, which yields MKVSVGIVGCGVVGTGTVKLLLTNREILRKKTGIDFQLTKVADLNWERKREFEVPEELRTTDYREVIESCDIVVELVGGKEFAKKLMLEALESGRHVVTANKHLLALDGEEIFLKAQEKGLRVGFEASVGGGIPVIKALREGLVGNRIETIYGILNGTTNYILTRMFEENLDFESALREASEKGYAEADPSLDIDGWDAAHKINILASLAFGRYFPFEEVHVEGIRNIQKLDVELGKELGYTLKLLAIAKRFDGEAEVRVHPTFIHSEEALAKVSGVYNAVMIEGDFVGKTMFYGQGAGSLPTASAVVSDIVDAGIAIVSGNGGEVTPVDWESEPVKVRRNFFSRYYLRFDVPDKPGVLAAISRVLADFNISIAAVLQKEMVCQLAGKRGEPVVPLVILTHKAYEQDVQSALKEIRELPVVVGEPVLIRVEEEAE from the coding sequence GTGAAGGTTAGTGTCGGTATAGTCGGTTGCGGTGTGGTCGGGACTGGAACCGTAAAACTTCTCCTGACTAACAGGGAAATCCTCAGGAAGAAAACAGGTATAGATTTCCAGCTTACGAAAGTGGCAGACCTTAACTGGGAAAGGAAGAGAGAGTTTGAAGTTCCAGAGGAGCTGAGAACGACCGATTATAGGGAGGTCATTGAATCCTGCGATATAGTCGTTGAACTTGTTGGAGGAAAAGAGTTTGCCAAGAAATTGATGCTTGAAGCCCTTGAAAGTGGCAGACATGTTGTAACAGCCAATAAACACCTCCTTGCCTTGGACGGAGAGGAAATTTTCCTAAAGGCTCAGGAGAAAGGGCTCAGGGTTGGTTTTGAAGCCTCCGTGGGAGGAGGTATACCTGTTATAAAGGCTCTCAGGGAAGGTCTTGTGGGGAACAGGATAGAGACTATATACGGGATTCTAAACGGGACAACCAACTATATACTTACCAGGATGTTTGAAGAGAACCTTGACTTTGAAAGTGCCCTTAGAGAGGCTTCAGAGAAGGGCTACGCCGAGGCTGACCCCTCGCTGGATATAGACGGATGGGATGCAGCCCATAAGATAAACATACTTGCTTCCCTCGCCTTCGGTAGGTACTTTCCCTTTGAAGAGGTACACGTTGAGGGTATCCGCAACATACAGAAACTGGATGTTGAGCTTGGTAAGGAGCTTGGGTATACCCTGAAACTCCTTGCTATAGCCAAAAGGTTTGATGGGGAAGCTGAGGTAAGGGTACACCCAACCTTTATACACTCAGAGGAGGCTCTTGCAAAGGTCTCAGGCGTTTATAACGCTGTGATGATAGAGGGAGATTTCGTCGGAAAGACGATGTTCTATGGACAGGGAGCAGGTTCTTTGCCTACAGCCTCAGCTGTTGTCTCAGATATAGTGGATGCAGGTATAGCTATAGTATCTGGTAATGGAGGGGAGGTAACGCCTGTTGACTGGGAAAGTGAGCCTGTTAAGGTGAGGAGAAACTTCTTCAGCAGGTATTATCTGAGGTTTGATGTCCCAGATAAGCCTGGCGTTCTCGCTGCTATCTCAAGGGTCCTTGCAGACTTCAACATAAGTATAGCGGCTGTTCTTCAAAAAGAGATGGTTTGCCAGCTGGCAGGAAAAAGAGGAGAGCCGGTCGTCCCCCTTGTCATACTCACCCACAAAGCCTACGAGCAGGACGTTCAGAGTGCTCTCAAGGAGATAAGAGAGCTTCCCGTAGTTGTTGGTGAACCCGTTCTTATAAGGGTGGAAGAAGAGGCAGAGTGA
- a CDS encoding HAD-IIA family hydrolase: protein MITLLIDMDGVLTRDKEFNPFEYAPEFIRNLKNKGIPFRVVSNNSTRSPNLIVHKLRVKGLPLNLEDFVSPVGILPEYLRSKGISSVFVIGTRLLASFLKDEGFNVRESYEVDAVVVGQDKEIDFLKLKIATSAVFLKKAKIIPVNLSRIVKDSDGLYFPGAGSVAQMLAYATQYKEELPNLGKPSRDFIELALKGLPREEVYLVSDDIYTDLIGAKELGIKTVFMTTGKYKEEELERANFKPDYIFHSLRELENKIFE, encoded by the coding sequence ATGATTACGCTTCTCATAGACATGGATGGAGTTCTCACCAGGGACAAAGAATTTAACCCCTTTGAGTATGCTCCAGAGTTCATAAGAAATCTCAAAAATAAAGGAATTCCATTTAGAGTAGTATCCAACAACTCTACCCGTTCCCCGAATCTTATAGTCCACAAACTGAGAGTTAAGGGTCTCCCTCTAAACCTTGAAGATTTTGTTTCCCCTGTAGGAATATTGCCAGAGTATCTTAGGAGTAAAGGCATAAGTTCGGTATTCGTTATAGGAACTCGCCTGCTGGCAAGCTTTTTAAAGGATGAAGGATTCAACGTGAGAGAGAGCTACGAGGTTGATGCTGTAGTCGTTGGGCAGGATAAGGAGATAGATTTCTTGAAGTTAAAGATTGCCACATCAGCGGTGTTCCTGAAGAAGGCAAAGATAATACCCGTGAATCTGTCACGGATAGTGAAAGATTCGGACGGGCTGTACTTCCCTGGAGCGGGCTCTGTGGCACAGATGCTCGCCTACGCAACCCAGTACAAGGAGGAGCTTCCAAATCTGGGCAAGCCTTCCAGAGATTTTATAGAGCTTGCTCTAAAAGGACTCCCCAGGGAAGAGGTATACCTTGTAAGTGACGATATATACACAGACCTTATTGGGGCGAAAGAACTCGGTATAAAAACTGTCTTTATGACAACAGGAAAATATAAAGAAGAGGAGCTGGAGAGGGCAAACTTTAAACCAGACTACATATTCCACAGTCTCCGAGAGCTTGAGAATAAAATATTTGAGTGA